The Carnobacterium mobile DSM 4848 genome includes a window with the following:
- a CDS encoding SDR family oxidoreductase, whose translation MSEEKVETQQPKEGYLMDDESKNVDPIPQTESSDYMAAGKLKGKKTLITGGDSGIGQAAALAFAKEGADVAIVYYDSDQDADFTENRIKELGQKALVFKGDVGDESFAKETVAKVIAEWGPLDVLVNNAGEQHYQEKIGDITAEQLDRTFRTNIFGMFYMTKAAMPHLSEGASIINTSSITAYRGSSTLLDYSATKGAIVSFTRSLSQNTEVTEKKIRVNSVAPGPIWTPLIPATFPEKKLEKWGKDGALERPGHPYELAPAYVYLASSDSSYVTGQTIHVNGGVVVNG comes from the coding sequence ATGAGTGAAGAAAAAGTAGAAACTCAACAACCTAAAGAAGGCTATTTAATGGATGATGAAAGTAAAAACGTTGATCCGATTCCTCAAACAGAAAGTTCAGATTATATGGCAGCCGGTAAATTAAAAGGCAAAAAAACATTGATCACTGGTGGTGACAGTGGAATAGGACAAGCTGCCGCTTTAGCTTTTGCTAAAGAAGGGGCTGATGTCGCAATCGTTTATTATGATTCCGATCAAGATGCTGATTTTACCGAAAACCGTATTAAAGAGTTAGGACAAAAAGCGCTAGTATTTAAAGGCGATGTAGGTGATGAATCTTTCGCTAAAGAGACTGTTGCTAAGGTAATTGCAGAGTGGGGCCCTTTAGACGTTTTAGTCAATAACGCCGGTGAACAACATTACCAGGAAAAAATCGGAGATATTACGGCAGAACAATTAGACCGGACATTCCGTACAAATATTTTTGGTATGTTTTATATGACAAAAGCAGCTATGCCCCATCTTAGTGAAGGTGCTTCTATTATCAATACTTCGTCAATCACCGCTTACCGCGGCAGTTCAACTTTGCTCGATTATTCAGCAACAAAAGGCGCGATTGTATCCTTTACACGTTCTCTGTCTCAAAATACAGAAGTTACAGAAAAGAAAATTAGAGTAAACAGTGTAGCACCGGGTCCAATCTGGACACCGTTGATCCCAGCGACTTTCCCTGAGAAAAAATTAGAAAAATGGGGCAAAGACGGTGCGTTGGAACGTCCAGGACATCCGTATGAATTGGCGCCGGCATATGTTTATCTAGCCAGCTCAGATTCAAGTTACGTTACGGGACAAACGATTCATGTCAATGGCGGAGTAGTCGTAAATGGTTAA
- a CDS encoding general stress protein, whose protein sequence is MSKVVESSYQTVDETLAAVERLLSEGRLMSDIVIVTSRENHSNIQNRTVVEVDRIAADGDKNMWEKFKKMFTDEPEDSALEHYGIDKQTALRYDSTLQAGNYVILVEEKADIPLQYHLKDEPIDLSQSTNENITAKPIGQSGSGTKIAINTSDPRGQSAEYNDQDSHLKDEKVVFDDNRFPEKKEDPTDTTSGFQKARQTKPIGQSGSGTRVSANTSQPTGKSAEYNDQNAELSERTVQSDENLFSGKKEGNQTTNSNQSETTKSGFIESEINHSHDIKEKAKAAEAQDEAIEAQKIVQSQNEQIRKNPLQGDATDATDFVEDNFRQTAVEDSETLPRFNSSSITGQPNVDPLLDHSED, encoded by the coding sequence ATGAGCAAAGTAGTAGAATCTTCCTATCAGACAGTAGATGAAACGCTTGCTGCAGTTGAAAGGTTACTAAGTGAAGGGCGGTTAATGAGTGATATTGTTATTGTGACAAGTCGCGAAAATCATTCAAACATTCAAAACAGAACTGTCGTTGAAGTAGACCGAATAGCAGCGGATGGCGATAAAAACATGTGGGAAAAATTTAAAAAGATGTTTACAGATGAACCAGAAGATAGTGCATTGGAACATTATGGAATTGATAAACAAACAGCTTTACGGTATGACAGTACTCTTCAAGCAGGCAATTACGTTATTTTAGTAGAAGAAAAAGCTGATATTCCTCTGCAGTATCATTTAAAAGATGAACCAATTGATCTAAGCCAATCGACCAATGAAAATATAACTGCTAAACCGATTGGACAGTCAGGAAGTGGAACAAAAATAGCAATAAATACTTCTGATCCAAGAGGGCAAAGTGCTGAATACAATGATCAAGATTCTCATTTAAAAGATGAAAAAGTAGTGTTTGACGACAACCGATTCCCAGAGAAAAAAGAAGACCCAACAGATACAACTAGCGGATTCCAGAAAGCTCGCCAAACTAAGCCGATTGGACAGTCAGGCAGCGGGACTCGCGTATCTGCTAATACTTCTCAACCAACTGGAAAGAGTGCAGAATACAATGATCAAAACGCAGAATTAAGCGAGCGAACTGTTCAATCAGATGAAAATCTCTTTTCAGGAAAAAAAGAAGGAAATCAAACTACAAATTCTAACCAATCAGAAACAACAAAGTCAGGGTTTATTGAAAGTGAAATAAATCATTCGCATGATATAAAAGAAAAAGCAAAAGCAGCAGAAGCGCAAGATGAAGCCATAGAGGCGCAAAAAATAGTCCAAAGTCAAAACGAGCAAATAAGGAAAAATCCTTTACAGGGAGATGCTACAGATGCAACCGACTTTGTAGAGGACAACTTCCGACAAACAGCAGTGGAAGATTCGGAAACGCTTCCTCGTTTTAATAGCAGTTCAATTACTGGACAGCCTAACGTTGATCCGTTACTAGATCACTCAGAAGATTAA
- the recX gene encoding recombination regulator RecX gives MTDDLLKNIISSKSTSNEGVPKITKIETQKRKGRYNIYLEEAYAFPVDEAILVKYALFKGMEISDAFRKELEAEDGVRKAYTRALNYLNYGLRSEKEVRDDLAKHDFSDDADEVIEKLEEQGYLNDLMYAESYTRTGANVGGKGPRNIKQELKKRGISEENIEKAAEQYPFDQMVENGIQLAEKVIRRSSQHSTRETNNKVRQQLMQKGFDSDIITQVLEEVSTEKAEDEEYAAIKQQGDKIWRKQAKLKGYKKIQKVKSSLFQKGFSGELITQFIEEKEMEDQNE, from the coding sequence ATGACAGACGATTTATTGAAAAACATCATTTCTTCAAAAAGTACTTCAAATGAAGGAGTACCAAAGATAACAAAAATCGAAACTCAAAAGCGCAAGGGACGGTATAACATTTACTTAGAGGAAGCGTATGCGTTTCCTGTGGACGAAGCAATTTTAGTGAAATATGCTTTGTTTAAAGGAATGGAAATTTCTGATGCATTTCGCAAAGAACTTGAAGCAGAAGATGGTGTTAGGAAAGCTTACACTCGTGCTTTAAATTATTTGAATTATGGGTTACGTTCCGAAAAAGAAGTGCGGGATGATTTAGCAAAACATGATTTTTCAGACGATGCAGATGAAGTGATTGAAAAATTAGAAGAACAAGGTTATCTAAATGATTTGATGTATGCGGAAAGTTATACCCGAACCGGCGCAAATGTTGGAGGGAAAGGGCCGCGAAATATTAAACAAGAACTAAAAAAACGCGGAATCTCGGAAGAAAATATTGAAAAAGCGGCTGAGCAGTATCCGTTTGATCAGATGGTTGAAAACGGCATTCAGCTGGCTGAAAAAGTTATTCGGCGTTCTTCACAGCATTCAACGCGGGAAACTAACAATAAAGTACGACAACAGTTGATGCAAAAAGGGTTTGATTCAGATATCATTACCCAAGTCTTAGAAGAAGTCAGCACAGAAAAAGCAGAAGATGAAGAATATGCTGCAATAAAACAACAAGGTGATAAAATTTGGCGGAAACAAGCTAAATTAAAAGGCTATAAAAAAATTCAAAAAGTTAAAAGCAGTTTATTTCAGAAGGGATTTTCGGGTGAACTGATTACTCAATTTATTGAAGAAAAAGAAATGGAAGATCAGAACGAATGA